TTGAGAACCCCTATTAAACATACTGGTTCCCAGATCTACTTCTAGATCAAGGCATTTGGGCATGCTGAAGCTGATCTATTGCTAGATGATCAAAATTTGTTAGTAGGCTCTTTCAAGACAGGTAACAAAAACTCAGATCTTCTGTCTCTTGCAAGTTATTCAATAAAGTAACTTTTCAGTGCTCTAAGTGAGGATATTGCACTTGAGTGCATGGTAAGATATAAAGCAGATCAGGACAGAGCAATACTGGAAATAGCAGCGAGCATCTTTCTGTCCAGGCCTTTGACACCTGGCAGCTCAGCCTTAGCTTTAGGAATTCAtgcttgtttgtcttttgtATTTGCTTATAGATTCTGTGTCTTCTCAGTCAAGTTCAGGAGAAAGAAGCATCAGAGAAAAGACTGGAAGATGAGCTCAAGTTTAAGGTAGTCTTCTTtatatgtttttttgtgttttttttttctcccaaggGTCACCTGCTAACTGGAATATTAGCCTTAGTGCAATTAACATGTTGAGGGTTTTTGCATTTCTAGCTAAGGTTAATGCTGTTACTCTAATTCTAATGGAAGAGGAGACATAAGAGGAATGACCAAGCTTACTAGAGCTTGAATAGCAGCAGTTCTCTAAGGTCAGTAGCGTCTGACCAGCTCATGCAGGGCATCTGTGCTCAGAACACTTTTTGTTAGGATAGTCAACGTGCTATTACAAATtgtttgctcagcacagctccactgTGATATCTAAAGTAGAACAGCCTTAACTTGATCATACATGCATGGTACAAGCTGCACCTTGTCTTCTTGCTTCCTGCAGAAGGGCTTATTTGGTGATGCATTGAAGAAAAGCTAGTCTTAGGTGCACCTTGTTTGCCAGTAAGCCTTGGAAACTGAGGAAGCTTTAGATCCTCAGTGGTCACTTTAAGAGAATTGacttctttctgttgtgttgaTAATGTTACCTGGCCTAGAATGCAGAGCTGATATCCTGTTGTAGAGTGTCTGAGAAACCCCTCTGACATTGCAAGTCTGAAACACAAAAACTTTTCCCAGATTCCTATTTGTCTGTTTTAGCCCTGTGTGTAAGTctgttgatttcattttgtcttgCAAACAGGACGAAGAGTTGGAGAAAATGAGGGAGAAGAACCAAGAACTTACCCAGAAAATTGATATTCTTGAACAGGTAGAGATCTGTACAGACATAAGTGATGTAAGAGCATCTTGGCAGCTGGGTTAACATAGTTCACAAAGCTGACTTCAGTCCTTCTTAACAGAAACTGCTGCTTGTCCAAGTTGCCAGTGGACAGAAGCTCCAACTGTATGCTGCTTAGTAATccagctgttttctctgttgcaCTTTCAGTCTTTGAACCATGGAGCGAGGCATCTGTTGTAGCAAATTTAACCATGGTCCTGCAAAAGGTCCAAATCTTAGTGCTGAGAGGAGTAAATGATACAAAGCTTTTTTGCCAAAACTGACATAAATCAGTTAACTTCTCTGATTTCTCAGCTATATTTTTACAGACTTTGTAGCAGTTGAAGCTGACTGTTTGATTGAACTTTTAATCCTCACCACTGTGATCATTGGTCTCTAACCCTGTAGCCCTGCCGGGCTGTCAGTGGATGTGGTAGTGGGACTAAAGTGTAAAACCACTTGTGTGTGTTCTGAGACTTCAACCCATGTGATTTCTGTGTGCAGCAAAAGACTCGTCGGCAAGCAGTGGCAAAACCACGTGAACCAACCCCAGAAATGGAAGTGAAAGAGGGGTTTTCTGAGTCAGGAGAgtctggagaggaggaggatgaagagtGGGCTCCAGTGAAAGcagtcagaaaagcaaagaagagtGTGACAGGGGTAAGTTCACTTGGCTCTCTACAAGAGAATCACATCCCTGGTAGATAAGCATCCCTAGTATGCGTACAGCAAAGCAGTGACATTGTAGTGTCTGCACTGTGGAGCATCTGAGCTGTGCAGCCTACTATTGCTTCGTGCACCCTAGCAAGGGAATATTCCTCAGATATGCCATGAAATAGATGAACTGTGACACTACCATGTAAAGAGCCCCAGGTGCAGTGGTAGTTGGGTAGTTGCCTCTTAGTGTCTGTGTGTTAGCTTGTTCAACTGGAACTGGATTCCTTTGGGGTTACTTCAAGTCAAGTACTGAAGAACCAAAGATTCTTATTTTCCACACTGAGGACCAAAAGAGGACGTTATTTTTCCCAAGATGAGGCTagcaatgaaataatgaaaggtTTGTGGTAGTTTGGGGTTACTGTCCTTCAGATTGCTCCTGGTGTTGACAGCTGTAGCAATCAAGATACAGCCTATAAAATACTGAAGCCTTTTGTCCAACAAAACTCTTCTCTCAGTGCTTCTGCAAGGGCCAATGTGGGAACAGGCAGtgtggctgcaggaagcagaaggtGAGCTGCACCGCGGGCTGCAACTGTGACTCAACCAATTGCAGAAACAGAGAGCCTGGCCCTCAGGTGAGTGCTGCCTGTGCCCGGAACTAATCAGTGTGTTAAAGCAAGGTTGGCTGGATAGGTGAGCAGTTTCTGTAGCAGCCTACAGAACCTTTCTGAGGCCTTTGTAAATGTTACTGTAATGTGTGGTTTCATCCATGGTGGAGTTCAGAGTCTTCCACTGAAGAACAGAGATTCTCACACCTCAGTGTACAGAAAGCTGGGCAATATCCAAAGCCACTTAAATCCACCCTGTGCTGTAAGCCACAAATCCGAGAACAAactatttgtctttttttttctttaatctcaCTCCCAGTAAACGAGACTCGTATCTTGCACTTCAGATTGCGCAGCAGCTGAAcccttctgtgtgtgtgtgtgtgtatctgcaTTCTGTAATATGAATGACTTCGGGAGTGGAGGGAAGCTGGCTCTGGGGACCTGGAGTATTTCCTCAGCCAGAGGAGGGAGGGCTGGGTTGTGCAGTGATGTTCACAAGACCGCTGCCCCTCAGGGTGCCGCCATGTGTGAGGACCAAACAAAAGACTCGGAAGGTTCCTTCAAACTGGAAGACCTCCCTGATGTGACTGCAGGAGAGACCTTCTTTAAGCCCGTCTATGTCCCTCCGAATATGACGGTACTGGATAAAGTTTATTATTATGATTACTATTTTCTCTATGAGAGAGCACCAAAACGCTGTAGTGTGCATGAAATGCCTGTTAGTTTCAGTGATGGACCTAAATGGGGAAGAAGGGGGGAAGGGGTTGGATGTGGGGAAGTCAGTGTGTACTAAGAAACAGAATGGGTCGAGCcagtttgtatttcagttttaagtCTGCTGAATTCTTAAGTTTCTGTATTAAAGTATTAAAGCTGCCACTCAGGCTTCCTATGAAAGGAAGCAGAGTTCAGCCATGCTGAGCTGTCCTATGCAGACTCACATTGCCATGCTGTCCTCTCCAGCATTAAGAGACTGGGAACTGAGGAGTGAGGACCAAGTCCTGTTTGTGTCCCAATGTAACCGTTCTTAAGTTGGTATGTGCTCTGCCTGGCCAGCTGGGGCTTTGCCTCAGGTAAACTGGATTGTTTACCCATGTGTACACTCTGCACTCTATTCTTCAGAGTTTTCACACTGGGAAATAACTTAAGCACTTTCTGATGCTGATCAGGGAACGTAATGTGCCGCCCCCCAAAGTCCAGCACAAGCAGGTCGGcttcctcagtgctgtgacCAACTCCAAAATTGCCTTCTTTGCTTTCCTGGTAGGTCCTGAATGATATCACAGACCAAGATGTGTCCATGAAGCTCAGCACTTCTACAGGGAAGCAGGAGAGGGATGAGGAGTCCCAGAAGAACCAGTTTCCattcaagagaaagaagagaatgctcAATAGCAATACCAGCTTCTTCGCAGGTTGTACCCCGATCAAAGAGGAGTTTAAATGATGGGCCTCAACTGGAACAGAGGTTGTGCTTCACTTGTTTACACTATGGCTGCTGgtgtctttgttgttttttaatgataaaaggATTGGAAACTCCTGCTGCAGAATTGGCCCATGGACTGTCCTGCCTGACAGCTGCTGGCATCAGCAAGGGAGTCAAACACTAATTCCTACTAGGATCAGATACTGTCCAATTCTATGTATGGTATTTTGACACGTGGGGCTCAAATGTTCTACTGGGACCATGGTGAGAAACTTCGGTCTTCAGAAACTGCAGAGAGAGTGTAGGTGGTTTATCCAGGTTGCTCATTTACAACTGCCTTCcttgtgcagagctgtgaacATGTTAGGTACAGATTAATCCATCATCTTGAAAGAATTCTGTGTATGCACTGGAAGTGTAGGCATTGGCTTCTAATACGATTAGAGGAACCATTCTGAGCTGCCACACGAAATCAAATGGTCATTGATGGCGAGGAGGCTCTATCTGTAGTCTTAAAGCAGCGAGCAGAGGAGAAATGCTCGTGTTCCTGGACCTGCTGAAGGCACTGGTGTGTTCTTGGTGGGTTAAATTAGAAACTTGCTAGCTGTATGTAATGTTGTActggcttttaatttcttattgTTGATTTAATATTAAGATTTTCTTGTTGTTGACTTAATAAAGATGATACTGAAACTGCCCTTCCTTGTAGCATTTCTTGTTGTTATAAATGGTCCCAGAATGGAGCTGGCAGGTTCTGTGCTGTTAGTAGGTCAGCTGTAGGTCAGTAatgctgccttcctttcctACAGCACAGAGAGAGGTGGGAGCATCTGAGAACACCAGTAATGGGAGAGAAGGTTCCTGTTGGTAACAATAACAGTAGGAGCTGTAGTCTGTGTGGATGGGTGTGTTTGCACCATGCCTTCCCTGAGCTGTAAGGTTTATTTTCTCAGGCTGGGTGCAGTCTGAGCTGTGGCTCCTGGCTTGGTGCAAGCTGAGCATGATTCTTAGCACAGGAGCTGTTCAGACATGCCTTTGCAAACATCAAAGGGTGAGAGGATGGTTTGTTTGGTGTGAAATTGGTATCGGTGGGAGCAAGCATCTCCCTTTGCTCTCCATCACCCCACAAAGCTTCCCATCCACCATGCAAGGAGGTGCAGGGTGAGTCAGGCCTGGTTCATCGCTGCAGAATGAAGCtggaacaaaggaaagaaatctccGTGCAGGTGAAATAGCTGGGACCTAGTGGATGGgcctgtggctgcagggatACTGTCctacctgctgtgctgtgtgtgccgGGGCCAGCCCATCCACTATGCTTTCTATTGAAGGTATGAGAAATAGTACCTGAGACAGCAGAGAGCACATAAAGGTACTCATGCATTTATAGAGAAGGTGAGAGGgctttcacacacacatatcTAGAATTGATTCTGTATTTATTGTATATGTCATATAATTATGTGTGATACGGAGTGTAACACAGTCTGTAATTATAACCACTGCAATTAAGCACTGCATGGTGCCACTTATTACTACTCCATACTTATATGAAAGGGTGCCTGAGCCTGACTGTACAGCAGCTCCATGGCTGCTGGTCTATGGAAGGTGACtgcagggggggaaaaagaatcaATTCAGGTGTGAACAGCACAGGTGAAGCTCCTGTGTGAGATACAGCCCTGTACACACATTCTGATAACATACAAGTTGCTTTAGAACACACTTATGTGGCTGTATAAAGCCTGTGTGCCCCTCTGAGGGGTGGGTGTGCACACATGCATTGCTGAAACCACTTGGTTCCTTCAGCCTTTAACTACTCGCAGTGAAACAAGTTGATCTCGTTCTGTTTGCTTATTACAGCATTCCTGGGACCTTGACACACAACAGAAGCATCTTCCAGTGCAGCTCTATGGAAATACACAGAACAAGGAAggggggagcagggagctgttACCTCTTCCTGTCTGCATTTCTCCTGTTGAAGAGAGCACTAGGCCAGCACATGGACAATAATGTATGCAACCTGTGCAACCTAGAAGCATTATATAcattaaaggggggggggggggggaggagagaagTAGCAAAGATGCTTTCCCTCCTCAtctaggattttattttctattatttgatACAAAATTCATTAGCTGCTGTATTCTCTACCACCCCATTTTCTACGTATTGTGGGGGTTTTGGCACAGAACAGTATTGTGAGCATCCAGCAGGGAAATGGACTCTCCTCCGTTTGACATAAGGTAACAGCAGAGATGTTGCCATAAAGTCCAAAAGCCACCAAAGATCAGATGAAAATGGGAACTGCTCCTTGGTTTTTCCACAGGTCACCTATCTCTTTCTCACTGTACACCCAACTGCATACTAACAGAGTCCTGGCATCCTATGGAATAGCTTACAAAGAACACTTGGGGGGGGAAGACCCTTTCATACTCAATATGAATCACTGAAGAACAGGAGGGTTGGGGCAGCTTTCTCACAAGTTATcataatcatcatcatcctcatgCTTCCTTTTCAAGGGGTTCGATTCATTCGCTGCATTCTGTGAGGATACCATGTTTGTAGTAATCAGAATGTTCTTTGGTCCAATTAACGAGGGGTTAATTAGCACATTCTGAACTGTTGGCGTAGTTGGTGTGGCTGcgaagatgaaagaaagaaaagcaatcgGGAACTGAACACgttgaaaaatgcttttccccCACACTTGAAACCCCATTTCCACTCTGAAGCTCTCAGGGCAAGTAAAGGGGAGAGAGCAGAACTGTGAGGGAATGGAGAAGGGACAGTGAAGGGGTACAGGAaatctgtgcagctctgtgtgctctggtTGAATACAGTGAAATAACTTCCCGTGTTATTACTATAAATCAACTTCTCTGCTCAAAGGAACACCAAGAAGCTGTGCAGAACGGAGGGGCCGGTGCTTGGTAGTTTGCCTCTTACCTGCCTTGACCGCTGCTTGAGAAGAAGGGATCTGCACAGTGAACCTCTGCCCAGTGAGCGACACCGGAGTGCCCACTTTAGTTGAAACAGACACTGTTTGTGCTGAAGGTGTTCCTACATTGGAAACAGCTCAGTCAGAACACACAGGAACGCACTGACCAGGAGTTACACGGACTTACCAAAGGTAACAACAGCCCTTTGAAAAGAAACTTACTTGTTTTTCGGATGCTGTCAGTTCAGGTGTCATATAACCACTAAGCCTGCATGGCAGCCAGCATTACCAGCGCCCTCagcatgctttaaaaacagctCTCAAGACTTTCTCCTTCACTAAATCACCATGGGAAACcctcactgagctgctgcttaCCTAAGGTGGGAGTGCTGggcctgctgctcacagctccaaCGCTCAGGCGAGGGACTGTGATCCTGCCTGCAGAGGAGGTGACCTGGCAAGAGAGAATAGTCCGATTAACATGGCATTCAGAATGACCAGCTCTTCACATGCAGGTAGGAAGTGGTTCTCCCTACACAGCCACAGAGAGCAATACTTTGTTAGGCCACAACCTGTGTTCCAATACTGAAGCTCTCAGACTGTCTGTGGTGTGGACAAAGACCTGCACAGAGCTGATCTGCCAGCAGGTCGGCGGGGTTGGATTCTATAGGGAAGAATAACTGCAACCATCCAACCACCACTGACTTCTACTCTCACCCAGCACCAAGCCACATCCCTTGTCGATACCTGCAATCTAACCTTAAGCTCAGTCTGTCTCCAtgggagaggagctgcagccatcGCACGCCCCCTTAAGCAGCACTAACAGCCCACGCCAGCATCACTCCCAGCAAACACAGCGTGCTCTcggtgcagcactgctgcctcacCTTCTTCTGCAGGGACTTGAGGCGGTAGTTGGGCGCAGTCAGGCAGTATCTGTCGGGGGGCAGCCTGGGCCCGGAGTAAGGTTTGATCAGCGGCAGCGGCGTCTGGTTCTTCTGCCTGGCGATGTCCAACAGGAACTGAACGCCCGGCGTTACAACGTTACTCGTTACTCGTCCCCCCTCCCCAACTCCCCCGGCCGTGACTCACATCGCGGGGCGGCGGGGACGTGAAGGACTGATCGGTGCGGCACTGGATCGCCAGCCTCACGTCGTCCGCGTCCACGCTGGATTTCTTGGCGTGGCTGGAGTAAATCTTGGCGTCCTCCAGGATGGTGGTCACGTACCCTGCGGGAACAAGGGGCCTCAGAGCGGGATCCCGCCCCGCACGGCCGGGcccggccgccccgccccgcgctcACTGTAGGCGAACTCCAGCATCTGGTTGATGACGCGCGGCTCGTACTCCGTGATGCCCATGTCCTTCAGGATCTGCGCCATCACCTGCGGGACACACGCACAGTCACCTCGGCCCGGCCCGCTCCGGCCCCGCGGTCCCGCTCCGTTACCTGCGCGTCCTTAGGAGCGCTCTTGGGCGACGCCATCTTGGCCGGCTCCATCGCTTCCGCCTCCCCGAGGCGGCCACTTCCGTCGCGTTACCGGGGGTCAGAGCGCCGCCACGGCGGCCGGAAGTGCGGGAGGCGTTGCCATGGAGACGAGGCCTAGTTATGGGGGGAGGGACCAGCCGGGCCTGCGGGCACATCGCAACAGATGGAGGTTAATGTCTTTCCAGCAGACGTAGTATTTAGTGATTTAACATCAATACATCggtgcacagcactgcacagcacagcacagctcagcactgtactgcacagcactgcactgcacagcacagcattgcacaGTATTgtacagcactgcacagcactgcatgacacagcaccgcacagcacagcactgtactgcactgcacagcacagcacagcactgcacagcacagcactgcacagcactgcacagcacagcactgcacagcacagcacagcattgcacagcacttcacagcacagcattgcacagtattgcacagcactgcacagcacagcactgcacagcacagcacagcacagcattgcacagcacttcacagcacagcattgcacagtattgcacagcactgcacagcacagcacttcacagcacagcactgcacagcacagcacagcattgcacagcaccacacagcacagcacttcacagcacagcactgcacagcacagcactgcactgcacagcattgCACAGTATTGTACAGCacttcacagcacagcactgcacagtaTTGCAcaggacagcacagcactgcacagcacagcattgcacagcatcacacagcacagcactgcacagcacagcactgcacagcactgcacagcaccgCACAGTACTGatctgcactgcacagcacagcacagcactgcacagcactgtacTGCACTggacagcactgcagagcattgcactgcacagcactgcacagcactgtactgcactgcacagcactgcacagcactgcagagggcAGAGTTGGCCCCGTGAGCAGCACGTGGCAGTGCTGGCCGTGCCGACagccaagtgctgctgctgggctctttGGCTGGAAGCGCTCGCAGAGCTTTGGTCCAAGTCATTTGACTTTCATGAGTCATAGAATCTTACACAAAAACATCCTGCAAGGAGGGAACGGAGGATGAATTCCAGACACTGACCTTagacaacaaacaaaagccactttttcctccttgtcttcGCTTAGTGCAGGAGGGGAGCTTTTCCTCCATGAACAGAACACAGACTGGGGATCAGGGTGAGACTCAGGAGGCCATTTGCCAGCAGTGCCTTTTATAAGAGGTGAGGCACTTCGTATGGGTTTACCTCAGAGAGCAGCTAAAGGCCCTTTTGGACCCAGGGGCTCCCTCCCTGCCCTTGGCCACGGCAGCTTCCTCCCCGGCTCCTGTCCTCCGGCCGTGCCATGAATGCTGGTGCTCAACTTTCCGTGAGCGCTCCGCCTGCTGCCCAAATAAAGGAGCAGTTGCTCCTCATCCCTGCCCAGACACTGAGGTTTCTTTCAGAGTTAGAAAACAGGAAATCAGGTCGCAGCGTGGCCAGGCTGAGCAATGCCTCCTCCCACTGCCACCACTGAACCAGGGACATTCAGCAGAGGTAACTAAGGCTGGGAGCAATCTACTGAGACACTGTGCAgcccaccccccctccccagctctgaTGTTTAAGtccccaccagcacagcatcaGGTGTTGATTAGAAGTGCTTAAGGTTCAGCAGAAAGCGAAGCCCTCACACCTAGACAGCTTGCATTACCTTGATGCACTGCAGTGCATAGATCTCTTGAAAAACACAGCCAGTGCTTCAACCTCTTGGACATGACAGCAGAAATCCTGCtaacattaaaagcaaagctctgtCAGCATAACACAGTGACTGTTCAGCACCGACCTTTCAAGCCCAAATCCCACACCATTTGGCTCTGCAAAACGCTGGGTTTTGGATAGTCTCAGACAGGAGAGCTGCAAGGAGTGCAGCTCCAGGGAGGACAGGTGAGGTTTCTTTTGTACCCGGCATCTCACTTCACTTCATCCAGGGTtagggagctgtgctggagctgccagcccagcagtgagagcagcatcTCAGACCCCGCGCTGAGTGCCATTAACCCGCTGCCCCCTGGAGGCTTCCCTTGTGTTTTCTCTGGCTCTGATCCCATTTCCCTTCGCCTTCCCCACGCTGGTGCTTCCAGCTCGCAATCTCTGATCTTTTCTGAAGTGGAAAGTAAATCAGGGCTCAACGTCAGGCTGTCTCATTCTGAAGATTGATGTTCAAATAAAGGCTTTCCCATCGTAACTTCATCCAGCCACTATTAATTTATCACCCCGTGGCATCTGCTGGGTAAGAGCTCAAGTGGGAAAGGCCCTACATAAACACAGAATGATGGAAAACTGGGAGACTGGTCCAAATGGCCTTGTTCATTTTCCACTATCAAAGAACTGTTTTATCCTATCTGAGActgaaggcatttttttttttatttttttattttttgcagggtaaggaggaaggcagagtgAAGGGTGTGATTTAGGGCAGCACCATTAAAgcatattgggggggggggaaaggatgGATCACTGTGCAATGGGCAGCATGGGATGCCTCCGCATCATGGAGCCCAGAGCCCAGGTTCTGTACCCAGCACTTCTGTATCCTGAAGGCTCTGAGACCTGAAGGCAGAACAAACAGCCACACATTAAGTAACAAAATGAAGCCTACATGCACCTTTCATGGCAGGGTAAGGGCACACCTCCTACCCCAGTGGCCCCCTGGGACACCTACCTGTAACTTCATCCAGAAAGACCTGCTTAGATCCAGCTCAGTGATAACTCAGCAAACGTTTCTCCAACTTCAATTACATGCTACAGAAGTGACTGCTCCCAGATAAGGGCAAATCCCACAACAAACACACGACAAACCCCGCGGTCAAATCTGAATACATTCGTATTATTTATTGGctgtattaaatatattatcTATTTGATAGTTACAATTTAGTAATACAATGCATGGCAGCTTTAACATAGAGATACCTCAAAATTacaatacaggaaaaaaaagatacctAACACATTAATGCCACTAAGGGTACATGGTTCTGGAATGGATAAGAGCTGATGTCCGCCTGCATTGCGGTACATCTGGAAACATTGAGTACTTTGTGGCAATTACAGAAGGACTTGGACTTCTTTAGGAGTCGCCCCTTTGTTACTATTTACTTTGCAACCCTAATTTACCTCTTTAGAATCATCAGGAACCGCGTTGCAAATTAACCTCTACAGACTTACTTTGCTCTAAGAGTTA
This region of Coturnix japonica isolate 7356 chromosome 4, Coturnix japonica 2.1, whole genome shotgun sequence genomic DNA includes:
- the TAF9B gene encoding transcription initiation factor TFIID subunit 9B, giving the protein MEPAKMASPKSAPKDAQVMAQILKDMGITEYEPRVINQMLEFAYRYVTTILEDAKIYSSHAKKSSVDADDVRLAIQCRTDQSFTSPPPRDFLLDIARQKNQTPLPLIKPYSGPRLPPDRYCLTAPNYRLKSLQKKVTSSAGRITVPRLSVGAVSSRPSTPTLGTPSAQTVSVSTKVGTPVSLTGQRFTVQIPSSQAAVKAATPTTPTVQNVLINPSLIGPKNILITTNMVSSQNAANESNPLKRKHEDDDDYDNL